Proteins encoded in a region of the uncultured Methanobrevibacter sp. genome:
- a CDS encoding glycosyltransferase family 52, protein MSRKTIRICVVDTVYTLWLSLIKFGINQSDYFVFSTGIPEDIRKNFNHYFFPKTNVKFSKKSGRAISLSPKDLPGNLGHVFEILKLKRKLSSLTHNSDVKVYGHGHLKFSFPLYTWPDNAIVEDGFGNYNELKKPTKFKYPRLAHFCGFYFKFFKQGFGTHENIHKICLTKENYPDIIKGKVEIMDVEALWQQKSDAEKNQILELFNMQDIYDKFTDNSTLLLTQSLSEDDLLDYDEEIAIYRQFVEKYPDLIIKTHPRETKDYREIFPDVTVIDTPFPIEMFKFLGIPVKKILTISSTAALNFKGDADIELYEGQTSRKKFNDSLKKFREIYNE, encoded by the coding sequence ATGAGCAGAAAAACAATAAGAATATGTGTTGTGGATACAGTATATACCCTTTGGCTGAGCCTTATAAAATTCGGCATAAATCAATCTGATTATTTTGTTTTTTCAACAGGAATTCCGGAAGATATAAGAAAGAATTTCAACCATTATTTCTTTCCAAAGACAAATGTAAAGTTTTCCAAAAAATCCGGAAGAGCAATCAGCCTTTCACCAAAGGACCTTCCAGGTAATCTGGGACATGTATTTGAGATATTAAAACTAAAACGCAAACTTTCATCACTAACACATAACAGTGACGTCAAGGTATACGGACACGGACATCTCAAATTTTCATTTCCATTATATACATGGCCTGACAATGCAATTGTTGAGGACGGATTCGGAAACTACAATGAACTGAAAAAACCTACCAAATTCAAGTATCCCCGTCTTGCCCATTTCTGCGGATTCTATTTTAAATTCTTCAAACAGGGATTCGGAACACATGAAAATATCCATAAAATCTGTCTGACAAAAGAAAACTATCCTGATATCATTAAGGGCAAGGTTGAAATAATGGATGTGGAAGCATTGTGGCAGCAGAAAAGCGACGCTGAAAAAAATCAGATTTTAGAGCTTTTTAACATGCAAGACATATATGATAAATTTACAGACAACTCCACACTGCTTTTAACCCAGTCACTGTCTGAAGATGACCTTTTAGATTATGATGAGGAAATTGCCATATACAGGCAGTTTGTAGAAAAATATCCTGATTTGATTATCAAAACCCATCCGCGTGAGACAAAAGACTACAGGGAGATTTTCCCTGACGTTACAGTAATAGACACTCCATTTCCAATTGAAATGTTCAAGTTTCTGGGCATACCTGTAAAAAAAATACTCACCATTTCATCAACTGCAGCTCTGAATTTCAAGGGTGATGCTGATATTGAACTTTATGAAGGCCAAACATCCCGCAAAAAGTTCAATGACAGTCTTAAAAAGTTCAGAGAAATATATAATGAATAA
- a CDS encoding glycosyltransferase: MIRNSINITNSPVPVLLFSKSGGLSLKGMFSRKKPKISVVIPVYNVENYLRQCLDSVINQTLDDIEIICVNDGSTDSSPDILEEYSRKDSRIRIISQENMGLSGARNTGMKYIKGEYVYFLDSDDYIELDALNQMYNISKNNSLDMLMFKTCSFDDVSGKNYTTPYFEMEFLEEMVKDNVFSYRDLGEKMYDLAVAVHGVVFKSDLVSDIRFPQGLIFEDNPFFTEALFRAKKVMFYRHYLHHYRTRSDSLSNAGSRNFSDIIEIRNRIIELAKKYDNFEEYAAVLYKKKLYNIRSRFLNTSDEYKEDFFAKIQADFKKHEKEYKTSEAFKQLKRYYKSIFNAGLTSKDYKEFESKIDRK; encoded by the coding sequence AAGGGAATGTTTTCAAGAAAAAAGCCCAAAATATCTGTTGTCATTCCTGTCTATAATGTCGAAAACTACCTGAGGCAATGTCTTGACAGCGTCATAAATCAGACTTTGGATGATATTGAAATAATATGCGTCAATGACGGCTCTACAGATTCATCACCGGATATACTTGAGGAGTACAGCAGAAAGGATTCAAGGATACGCATCATTTCACAGGAAAACATGGGACTGTCTGGAGCCCGTAATACAGGTATGAAATATATAAAAGGGGAATATGTCTATTTTCTTGACTCTGATGACTATATTGAGCTTGACGCCCTGAATCAGATGTATAATATATCCAAAAATAACAGTCTTGACATGCTTATGTTTAAAACATGCAGCTTTGATGATGTAAGCGGGAAAAACTACACAACCCCATATTTTGAGATGGAATTTCTTGAAGAAATGGTGAAAGACAATGTGTTTTCATATAGGGATTTGGGCGAAAAGATGTATGATCTGGCCGTAGCCGTTCACGGTGTGGTGTTTAAATCAGATCTTGTATCGGATATCAGATTCCCGCAGGGTCTTATATTTGAAGACAATCCTTTTTTTACAGAAGCATTATTCAGGGCAAAAAAGGTCATGTTTTACAGGCATTATCTTCACCACTACAGAACAAGGTCTGATTCGCTGAGCAATGCAGGTTCGAGAAATTTCTCGGATATAATAGAGATTAGAAACAGGATCATAGAGCTTGCCAAAAAATATGACAATTTCGAGGAATATGCGGCAGTTCTATACAAAAAGAAATTATACAATATACGCTCCCGCTTTTTGAATACTTCAGATGAGTATAAGGAGGACTTTTTTGCTAAAATCCAGGCGGATTTCAAAAAGCATGAAAAGGAATATAAAACCTCAGAAGCTTTCAAACAGCTTAAAAGATACTATAAGTCAATATTCAATGCAGGACTCACATCTAAGGATTATAAGGAATTTGAATCAAAAATAGATAGGAAATGA